The sequence below is a genomic window from Perca fluviatilis chromosome 13, GENO_Pfluv_1.0, whole genome shotgun sequence.
TGTAGCATGAAAGCACagtgggtggaattagcaagctagctaactaactatccAAAAATCTACCAAACAAGCTTAGTAACTTTAAACATGCTAACGTAAAGCGGACTCTTGGAAAAATACAtgctttttttgtcatgactaatttAATGACTCAGCATCATTTGTATTTTCAccatgtttaaagtgaataaaacagcCTTGCCAGCCTACTTACTGAAGCAATTTAATCTCACCTAAAAGTCTCACCGGACTTCTGTGCCAAActgtggaccaaaccactgtgaggcacGAGAGGAGGGActcaaaatgcattttttgcccCAATTGCGTTTGTATTGTACAAATTACACAATTATTTGAAGTATACTTTACATTCAATACACAGCGtggttttaatgatatttcaaTGTTATGCTTTAACGAGTGTTCCTTCTGATGGCATCatagaaacccaaaataaagTCAGTAAACAGTTGAGACGGACTTTCAATCTGAACAGAGCGATTAGACtttacagaaaagaaaaaggaaattaGTCAGGTGAGAAATCAAAAGccacaaacagaaagagagaaacatgaAAGCACAAAAAGAAAGCAAGTCATTAGTATTAGCGATATTAAGGGTCATTGCATTGTAAGACAtaagaaaaagacagaaataagATGTCCCATTATAAATTAGTGGTGCTGCGTTGAGGAACACACTTTTCTCCAGCGTCCAGCTAATTCTCCCCACTCTACAAGGAGATACAAAAACACACGGACATATTAACACAGGGAAAAGTAGGACCGGGGTCGGGGGGAAGTGTCGGAGACAGGGGTGTGATGTGGAAGGGGGGGGGTCTGTAAAAAAGAATTATGTAATAGTCTGCCGCATTTTGTAATTAAAACCCTCACGAAATATGTAAAAAATGTCTCGACATTTTGTAATAAATGATTAGATAATTCTTAAAAAATTAGAAcaatgtaataaaatggtgcaatatgtaataacTACTGTATATCAATGACGATTCCTTTGgaggattgctctggtgccggccggatgtccctcaacttcctctttctttgtgttgccgttctaaactctggtggatttgtgaggactatggttaactgctcctcagatctctgcagggtaaatccagacagctagctagactatctgtccaatcagagttttctgttgcacgactagaactacttttgaacgtacacacgttccaccaaaacaagttctttcctgagactattttgcagaggcgctgtCATtacgtccggcgcttagcgccgcccaagacgattgtgattggtttgaagaaatgccaatcaaccagagcacgtttttctcccatcccagaatttGTCTCTACTGGCTTTGAAAGGCATTTggagaaagaaaatcaaaaagtaataaatatagcctatgTCACCATGAAATATAACTGCTTATCTTTACTTAcacgcattatgtaataattaatcacaaaatgcgGAGAAATTCATTACATATCATGTTCAGGGTTTGTATTGTGTTATGCTATTGgttttattatataatcaagtaaaaatgtattacatttattacataatgcgttgTAACAGGGTCTGGGAGGGGTAGATTGGAAAAGGCAGGGTAATCAATATAAGGAAGGCTGGGGTGAGAAGGCAGGGAGaaaaggagggggggaggaTATCTCACCAGGAATTTCCGCTTCTGCTTCCAGTGGTTGCCCTGCGCGTTGGTGGCCATGTGGGCCTCCGTCACCATACGGATCAGCTCCCACTCCTCCTGGGTGGGCTCCTGTCGGTCCCACACCGTCTTCTGCAGCTCCTCCTTCCGACGGCGCTCCCGGTTCTCCTCGATTAGCTTCCGCTTGGCCAGCCTCTTGCTGTCGTCCAGCACCactggggagtgtgtgtgtgtgtgttgggggagaAGGGGGGATGGGGCAGAAATAGAAAAAGGAAGGCATTGAGAATGAAGGGTAATGAGAAGGAGTGGGAGGATGTAGAAGAAAATGAATTAGATGAAAAAAATGCTTTATGCTAaattgctttgttttggtttagaaatgaatatcttttgctaaGTTTACACTTCGCTTTGTGTTTCAAaacccctaaaccggagacatttgaaaacacttctgaAAACGTTCttccgttttggtttggaatctgcggggttgtgttgccagtctcaacggccgcaaacaGAGACCTTTGGAAACACCAACACTGACGCCGTTTCTTCCCGCCAGATTGGGTCATGATGTTTGGTTTTTCTAACTATTTTCATCACTGATTCATCGGCCAATTATCAGCTCAATTGATCAgtacttttttttgtctataaaatgtcagaaatttgTGACAAATGTGCAGTTTCCCAGCGGCTTGTTTTATCagtccaaagatattcagtttactataaTGCATGACAATGAAAAAGCATCTAATTCTCAAGTCTGACAAGCTAGAGCCAGCGAATATTTGAATGAAATGATTAATCATTATCAAAATAGCTGCCAAtgagttttctgttgatcaaCCAATTGATTGACTCGTTTCAGCTATAATTCACACAGTATGCACTGTATAATTTATTTTGCCAAATTCTGGCTAAATATGTGATATATGTATGTGGTCTCTGGCAGGTTGATCCATTCAGCCGTAATCCTGTACACACTGTGAGTACATTGTTTTCTGTGAGACATGCAACTCATCTAATGGtaacaatgtgtaaatgtgcACAGGCGCAGCAGCCGACAGCAGctctgttctgctctctgctctgttcACAGTAATCATTTTCTCATTAATTATACCTTATTTCACCAACAACCCATCCACTATTAATccaaatgttcagttttatgACTCGATCCGTAGATAAACTAGTTGCTATGGACGCCGAGTATCACTAAACCCACGGATGGAGCTAGCATTGTGTTTGAATCATGTGTGTTAACATGGACATATAGAATATTGCCGTTATGAAGCTTATCCCGTTTTGATCATATTTGGGATGTGATGTTTACATGGCACACAGAGAAATCATGTTATTCATATCTCCGTACAGGCTCGCTGAcatctgtctgctctgagcgcatccacacctctctctctctctctctctctctctctctctctctctctctctctctctctctctctctctctcacacaacaCGCTTCAGTCAAATATTTTCATGATCTGGTCATTATGAAATGATAAAAAGCACGCTAGGAGCACACTTtcatacacattaaatattgtaaGAACTGATTTCTGGCTTAGAAACTGTTGTACTATGAAATAGAATCCTGCCGGCACCACTGGATCTATTGATCACATTAACAGAATACAATAAACAGCCAATCTCAGCCTGTGAAACTTACAGTCGGTCGCCATGCCCACCGCAATGCACTTCTTGAAGCGGCATTCCTGGCACTGGTTTCTGGTCACTTTGTCGATGACACATTTCCCCTCGTACTTACAAGCGTAGGTTGGGTTGAGATTCTTCTGAATTGTCCGCCTGAAGAAACCCTTGAGAGCAGACAGGCACAATGCTCAGAAACGGCTCTATAGGAAACGCACCGAATTAGCTGCAAATGATCAGCTTGTGTTACCTTGCAACCTTCACAGGTAATGCAGCGATAGTGATAGCCTGTGGCTTTGTCCCCGCACACTACACATAGCTCATCCTTGTCCAGGTAACTTGGAATGTACCCTGGAGAAAAGAGCAAATGGTTAATATCAGATTTTATTCTGGGAAGAAAAAGATCACTCATTGTACAATTTGTCACGACTGctatggttttattcatgggGCGTCTCACATCTTCACGTTTTTAACCAGATTATAaaattaaccctctgaggtccaAGGGCATTTTTACATatctttttacttttgttaaTGCAAGATGGGGTGTTTGGCGGAGGTCTGTGCCACCCAAGTGCCCCTTTAGTTTTAAATGTATTAGTTGTTTTACTTCTTTTCCTTTTCACATATAAAAATGTGAAACATGAAACAAGTGCCGATCAAAGTGAAGGCTAACAAACCATCTTATATAgtgtatctacagtatattaacTGTTccttttttgtaaaatgtaggCGCCAACTGGTGACTGAATTATGTGGCTTTTGAAAAGTCACACATGGAGATCTAAAAGTAGGCTGACTCCTTTTTTTCCAACAGTACCGCACCTAGTATTTGCAGTGCAATATCCGCAATGATGTCGATGACTTCCACAGATAGCACCGTTGCGTTAACACCTGGACCAATTTCGGGATTGGGCTTAATGAGCTCACTGTTTTGACCTGTGGCAGACTCCAGGACCAGAGGTTAGCAAACTGATCAATATCTTTTTTGGGGGTTTGTTAAGAATCCTGCATCAGCCTTCTGTTGCCTCTCCATCAATCAATAAGGAACCCCCGCCAGCCTCAGTCAAACACTCTGAGCATCAGATGCACCGAGTCCTGCTCACAGACCAGCCACCGCATGGCGCCTTAAGTCTTGGATTTACGCTTATCAGACTTAATTCGGAAATCCTAGACATCATTAATTCATTGATCAAGGAAGAGTCatcactaaaataaaaaaaaaatatttataaaaaaaaaaaagtattcttcATACACAATCCAGAGAGACAACCATTTGTGTAATTTACAGACGGGATGGGGGTAACAAACCCCGccccccccaataatcaaaactggccagtgcaacccccctgaaaaaaaaaacaattatactGCATTTTCTTTCCATAAATAAAGACCACTGCACCacaaattgatgcagaaaagacACAAATTGTTCCAGAAAAATTCaacagaatgcaggaaattaaatgtttctgcgtttaaaattaaaatattgcccaaaagtggagatctccgTGTGGAACCCAAAGTAACGCCCTTGGAGAAAACTACAGAGACTACTACAATGGAAGCAATTGCATTAGTCAATTCAAAAcagaaacaatttaaaacaaaaatacccccctttaaaacaaaaaaatgtgacaaTCACAATCGGGACGTCATACCTTTTCGGTGCGCCCCCTGCATCCACTGCAGGTGTGAGAAGTCAGGTTTGATATCAGGGAAATATTCAGGCTGATGGTGGTAATGGCTGAGAGGGATCTCCATGCTGCAAAACTCGCTCTTAAAAACAGGCGGGCCACCAGCGTACGAGCAAGAGTAGTGCTGGCTGGGCGGCCAAGCCTGCTCCATGCAGGGCGGATGGTGAAGCGGCTGGGGTTCACAGTGTCCGTACCCGGGTCCGTACCCGGTTAGTCCCTCGCCCGCCGCGTACATGCAGTGTTCCCCACCGCCCTGCGCCGAGTAGCCTCCCAGcccagagtgaggcatctcataCATGTCTGGTATGCAGTAGTTCATCATGGAGCGCCACAGCAGAGCACCATAAAAAAGTTCTGGGGTCACCTCCTAGAACTAGCCGTTCTCTacgaaaaaaatgttttttagcaGGTTCTAAAGTTGCAAAGAAAGTCCCACACACTGTCTAACTTTCAAAAGATATATAAAGTTTAATAGTAGGCAACGTTTCAGCACTAGACCATCTTTAGGCAAAAtggttctaaaaaaaaaaaagaattaaaaattaGGTCTAAGAAAGAGCATCAAACCAATAACCGTAAACGCACAATTGGTTTTATCCGGCGTGTCCACAGACCACAGCCTACACCTAGCAACTGCCCTAGCCGCCACCACACGGCCGAATAGGGAAGCAGAGATTTATGCCGACGTAGAGCTCTAATCTTACACTCCACAAATCCTCAATGTGTCACAGACAGCGGTGATGTCACAGATTAAGTTAGCCCTTGGGTGTAGCAACTACATCTAAAACCACCACCAGTGGAAAAACAATTCTAAAGAAGGCGACGAAAAAGGTCCAAGAAAACTTTGAATTAACTTTAAAAGCCTTTTGATAAGGGTTCTCATCTCATGTCAGAATGAGTAGCTGTCTTCACCCCGATACCTTCCCTTACCCTTTGGCCTTTAACCTTTGTGTATTAACCCCCCCGTACTTATCCTCTGGGTATTTTAAACAATATCCGTAAACAAGCTCGCTTAGGTCATGGCCATATAATTATTCCTGCCAACTATTAGTGAAAGCTGTGGCACTAAGACGATTTTAAGAAGGGTTTTGTGTTTTACACACAGAACCCTAACCCTTACCTTTCTTTCACCATTAAGACCCCTACCACAAGCAAATGGACAGAATGCAAATAAGAAACTCTGAGCACTTGACAGTATTTTAATGCGGAAATTACTGCGATTAAATAACACTTCAGTTAAATAtataccaaaataaaaaaaaaaaactaacttcaTTTAGGTTACTGGGCAAATCAAATCAGGGAATAAATGATCATTTTAATGATCTGTATTGTTTGTGCATATAATAACATGTAAGTATATACATCTCAATGTATGTGCTACCGCCATAACAacatgacctttttttttatttaaaaaaataaaattaaaataaaaccatgtaaatgtaaaaaaggtatttaaaatgatgtatttttttatgtatacaggatttgttattttgttttacaaaatatataatatatacaggaAATATTTAAAGTTGAATGAGGAAATATTTTAAGATGAATGAGGGGTGTGAAAAATAACAAGCTTCGGCTTCGTCCCGCTTCGACAAATTGAACGTATTGTTTGTAACACTTTATAgatattgtttttccttttggtgTGTTGCTACGTActaattgtgtttttatattttattttaatgtaattttttgttcgaaataaaaaataaagaaacaagaaATAAGAACAAtgcttacaaaaacaaaaagtagaTATCAGATTCTATTCTTTGAGAACTGTTTTTACATCAATCAAAATGTGTACTTTTTTAACTAAAATCTTACAAAATATTAAGAATACAAAAATTGTAATATATAGTAcataaaatacattatatacaatattatattatatacaatattaaaagtattttctgtgaaaattgttttatttttctaagatgtaaacaatgtaaatggtttttatttgaaaaatcaatattttttcctCACAATGTGAGCAGCACGCGAGCAGCACGCGAGCAGCACGCGAGCAGCACGCGGAGCGACACATAGCCTGTTTCAGATAATACACTCATTATCCTCCACACCGGCTATACTCAGCCATATTGATTAGGCTTCCTGCTCAATAAGAAAGGGATAAGCCTCATGGCGGGGAGGTGTATCTGTTGGGATTCATTCACTGCCATCAGACTCATTAACAGCTGATAGGAGTGGTGATATACCGAGTATAAGTGTACTCTAAGTGTACTCtactgtttacatttctttcaGTTTGCACATGCAGAACTTACATttgctatttattattattattgttggtGTATTTTTCACATGCTTcatgtttattttgtatatttgtagTACATATTGTAGATGTTACATTGTTTAGCATTCTGAGGACAGCGAAGGAATTTCATTGTACATGGGAAACATATTTCCTAACTGTTCATATGACAATAAAACTTAGAATCAACAACATTTTCTAAAACAGTACTTCTCCATAATAGGGTGTTCTATATATCCCTAATAGAAATGTTATTACtaaaacgcacgcacgcacgcactcacgcaCCCTACGGAATGAAAAAAGGTGATTGTTGTACAGATTTTTAAACTCATTTATGTATCATTGTGATTATTATAATGTTATGTATTCATATGGTTGCTTTCCCTTTCACggacattttaaacaaatattttggtctctaaaatgccATAAAAGTCCAAAACCGAAATATATTCAGTGTTGATTCAATTCagtacaattttatttatagtgtcaaatcataacacgagttatctcgagacactctacagatagagtaggtctagaccacactctataatttacaaagccccaacaattacagtaattccctcaagaaaAACTAGAAGATGAAAAACTAGAAAACATTTACTTCTAATAAGCTGGAAcaagtgatttatttatttatttatttttttgattatttttggggcatttttaggcctttattgacaggacagctgaagaaatgaaagggtagagagatggggaatgacatgcagcaaagggcc
It includes:
- the thrb gene encoding thyroid hormone receptor beta isoform X3 yields the protein MMNYCIPDMYEMPHSGLGGYSAQGGGEHCMYAAGEGLTGYGPGYGHCEPQPLHHPPCMEQAWPPSQHYSCSYAGGPPVFKSEFCSMEIPLSHYHHQPEYFPDIKPDFSHLQWMQGAHRKGYIPSYLDKDELCVVCGDKATGYHYRCITCEGCKGFFRRTIQKNLNPTYACKYEGKCVIDKVTRNQCQECRFKKCIAVGMATDLVLDDSKRLAKRKLIEENRERRRKEELQKTVWDRQEPTQEEWELIRMVTEAHMATNAQGNHWKQKRKFLPEENGQASMVNTPEGNKVDIEAFSQFTKIITPAITRVVDFAKKLPMFCELPCEDQIILLKGCCMEIMSLRAAVRYDPESETLTLNGEMAVTREQLKNGGLGVVSDAIFDLGVSLSSFNLDDSEVALLQAVILLSSDRPGLSSVERIERCQEEFLLAFEHYINYRKHKVAHFWPKLLMKVTDLRMIGACHASRFLHMKVECPTELFPPLFLEVFED
- the thrb gene encoding thyroid hormone receptor beta isoform X2 translates to MMNYCIPDMYEMPHSGLGGYSAQGGGEHCMYAAGEGLTGYGPGYGHCEPQPLHHPPCMEQAWPPSQHYSCSYAGGPPVFKSEFCSMEIPLSHYHHQPEYFPDIKPDFSHLQWMQGAHRKGYIPSYLDKDELCVVCGDKATGYHYRCITCEGCKGFFRRTIQKNLNPTYACKYEGKCVIDKVTRNQCQECRFKKCIAVGMATDLVLDDSKRLAKRKLIEENRERRRKEELQKTVWDRQEPTQEEWELIRMVTEAHMATNAQGNHWKQKRKFLSAAGVKETKPEENGQASMVNTPEGNKVDIEAFSQFTKIITPAITRVVDFAKKLPMFCELPCEDQIILLKGCCMEIMSLRAAVRYDPESETLTLNGEMAVTREQLKNGGLGVVSDAIFDLGVSLSSFNLDDSEVALLQAVILLSSDRPGLSSVERIERCQEEFLLAFEHYINYRKHKVAHFWPKLLMKVTDLRMIGACHASRFLHMKVECPTELFPPLFLEVFED
- the thrb gene encoding thyroid hormone receptor beta isoform X1 codes for the protein MMNYCIPDMYEMPHSGLGGYSAQGGGEHCMYAAGEGLTGYGPGYGHCEPQPLHHPPCMEQAWPPSQHYSCSYAGGPPVFKSEFCSMEIPLSHYHHQPEYFPDIKPDFSHLQWMQGAHRKGYIPSYLDKDELCVVCGDKATGYHYRCITCEGCKGFFRRTIQKNLNPTYACKYEGKCVIDKVTRNQCQECRFKKCIAVGMATDLVLDDSKRLAKRKLIEENRERRRKEELQKTVWDRQEPTQEEWELIRMVTEAHMATNAQGNHWKQKRKFLVEEAMLLNEITCNLFYTSDQSAAGVKETKPEENGQASMVNTPEGNKVDIEAFSQFTKIITPAITRVVDFAKKLPMFCELPCEDQIILLKGCCMEIMSLRAAVRYDPESETLTLNGEMAVTREQLKNGGLGVVSDAIFDLGVSLSSFNLDDSEVALLQAVILLSSDRPGLSSVERIERCQEEFLLAFEHYINYRKHKVAHFWPKLLMKVTDLRMIGACHASRFLHMKVECPTELFPPLFLEVFED